From one Papio anubis isolate 15944 chromosome 12, Panubis1.0, whole genome shotgun sequence genomic stretch:
- the UBTFL1 gene encoding LOW QUALITY PROTEIN: upstream-binding factor 1-like protein 1 (The sequence of the model RefSeq protein was modified relative to this genomic sequence to represent the inferred CDS: inserted 1 base in 1 codon; deleted 3 bases in 3 codons; substituted 4 bases at 4 genomic stop codons): MALPRSQGHWSNKDILRLLECIENNLPSDGKSASLRPNQSHMDWRKVAFKNFSGEMCRLKWLEISLRCQKFXVILXKNXVPSXVKCVKITNKSRKVRNHPDFPKRPLTAYIRFFKENWPRYSQMYPGMRSHELTKILSKKYKELPEQMKQKYIQDFQKEKQEFEEKLARFREEHPDLVQKAKKSDVSKRIQTKVQKKVQKNLEEVRSLPKTDQFLKKVKFHGEPQKPPMNGYHKFHQDSWSSKELQHLSLXERMVEIGRRWQRLPQSQKDHYKSQAEELQKQYKVKLDLWLKTLSPENYAAYKESNSMLRVCKTYQDSSNLLRQIDPLSPIMGMGLVSMGFGEGQGLQAAGTDSSQTTWVNCHVSLEPEENRKKDGEEEESSDSSDCSSGEEMEVDV, encoded by the exons ATGGCTTTGCCTAGAAGCCAAGGCCATTGGTCAAACAAAGACATCTTGAGGTTACTGGAATGCATCGAGAATAATCTCCCATCTGATGGCAAATCTGCATCGCTCAGGCCTAATCAGTCACACATGGACTGGAGAAAAGTAGCTTTCAAAAACTTTTCTGGTGAAATGTGCAGGCTCAAATGGTTAGAGATTTCTTTAAGGTGCCAGAAATTCTAAGTAATCCTTTGAAAGAATTAGGTCCCAAGCTAAGTGAAATGTgttaaaattacaaacaaaagtCGAAAAGTCAGGAACCATCCAGACTTTCCAAAGAGGCCCCTTACTGCTTATATCCGCTTCTTCAAGGAGAATTGGCCCCGGTACTCCCAAATGTACCCTGGGATGAGAAGCCAC GAACTGACCAAAATCCTGTCAAAGAAGTACAAGGAACTCCCAGAGCAGatgaaacagaaatatattcaggatttccagaaggaaaagcaagaatTTGAGGAAAAACTTGCTCGATTTAGGGAAGAACACCCTGATTTAGTCCAGAAGGCCAAGAAATCTGATGTCTCCAAGAGGATTCAAACCAAAGTGCAAAAGAAGGTTCAGAAAAATCTGGAAGAAGTGAGGTCTCTTCCAAAAACGGATCAATTTCTCAAGAAGGTAAAATTTCATGGAGAACCTCAGAAACCCCCCATGAATGGATACCACAAATTTCACCAAGATTCCTGGTCAAGTAAGGAGCTGCAACATTTGTCCC GGGAGCGCATGGTAGAGATTGGTAGACGCTGGCAGCGCCTGCCGCAG AGCCAGAAGGATCATTACAAGAGCCAGGCTGAGGAGCTGCAGAAGCAATACAAGGTGAAATTGGATCTCTGGCTTAAGACTTTGTCACCTGAAAATTATGCTGCATACAAAGAATCTAATTCCATGCTAAGGGTGTGCAAGACATACCAAGACAGCTCGAACCTGCTGAGACAAATAGATCCTCTCAGTCCT ATCATGGGCATGGGTCTGGTAAGCATGGGgtttggggaggggcaggggctcCAGGCTGCAGGAACAGATTCATCACAGACTACTTGGGTAAACTGTCATGTCTCCTTGGAACCAGAAGAGAACAGGAAGAaagatggagaagaggaagaaagcagtGACTCTTCAGACTGCAGCAGTGGAGAAGAAATGGAAGTTGATGTCTGA